ACGAGTCGGCTTCCCGTCTGCAAAAAGCCGGCCGACGTGTCATGCCATGCCAATGCCATGTCGGCCGGCCGGAGCCGGGCCGTCCGAGCGCTCCAGCCGCTCGGCGGCCTCGGCTCGGGGGTGATGCCGGCGCCCCGCCCCATCCGCCGCAGGCTCCGCCTCCGGCCAGGAACCGTACGTACGGTTCCTGGTCCGCGCGCCGTCCGTCTGCCGTCCGGCTCGAATCCTTCGGCGCCGTTGGAGATACCGCAGTAGCGACCTCCGCCGGGCTACGCCTCGCTCCAGGAGCGGGAAGCGACCGCGTTAGTACAGCGTATTGACAAAGCATGGTCCCCGTTCCTAAGTTCGCAGGGCGGCCCCGCTCGACGCTGTGTTTCCTCAACTCCACTTACAGGTAAGTCAGTTGACCTGCCACTGACCAGCACTCAGATGCCGGTCACGTGGTGGAACTCGGTCGTGTCCTGTTGCCGGGTCCACGCAGGCGCCCGTCCGCGCGCGATCGCCCTGCACCGGGAACGCCGCCATTTCGCGGTCCGCTTCCCCGCCCTGTCGCGCATCCCATGGACTACTCCCACACGAGGTGACCCATGCACCGCAGAAGACTTCGAGGAACCTCCCGCCGGCTCGGGGGCATCGCTGCCGTCGTCGCCTGCACGCTGTTCGGCGTACTCCCCGGTTCCGGCGGCCACGCGCAGGCCGCAGCCGGGCCCGACGGCGAGCGGGTAGCGAAGACCGGCGCCACGACGCCTTTCGTGACGGTCGAGGCGGAAGCCGGGACGCTCGGCGGCGCCGCCCGCGTCCGCTCGATCAGCCCCGGGGCGACGGTCCCGGCCTCGGCCTCCCTGGAGACGGAGGCGTCGGGCAACGCGCTGGTGGAGCTGAAGAGCACCGGTGACGCGGTAACGGTGCCGAACGGCTCGGGCAGGAGTGCCAACACCCTCGTGGTGCGCGCCTCGGTCCCCGACGCGCCGAACGGCGGCGGCATCAGCGCGTCGCTGGACGTGTACGTGGACGGCGCGTTCCGTCAGGCGGTCACGCTGAGCTCCGCACAGGCGTGGAACTACCGAGGGGCGACCACGGACCCGGACGACCCCAAGGCGGGCGGTATGCCGTACCGCTTCTACAACGACTTCCCCGTCCGGGTGTCCGGCGCCCCGATCCCGGCAGGCAGCACCGTCACGTTCCGTAAGGGCACGGGCAACACGGCTGCGGTCTACGACATCGACTCCGTCGACCTGGAGGATGTGGGGCCCGCCCGTACCCGGCCGGCGAACTCCCTCTCCGTGGTGAGCGAGGGCGCCGACCCGGAGTTCGGGAAGGACTCCACGGTCGCCATCCAGAACACGGTCGACGCCGCGCGCCGGCAGGGGAAGACGGTCTGGATCCCGAGCGGCAAGTACCTGACGAACAGCCTTGCGTCCACGCCGCTCGACTTCACCGGGGTCACGGTGGAGGGCGCCGGCATGTGGTACTCGACGATCTACCGCAGGAGCCCTCTGCCGGCCACCTCGTGGCGCTCGAAGACCCTGGTGGGGTCGCACACCACGCTGCGCGACATCCAGATCGATTCGAACGCTGTCTGGCGCGGGGTCGGTGGCACCGGCGGCGCGGACTACGGCATCAACGCCAGCGGCGCCGGCGGCTGGCTGGTCCAGCGGATCTGGACGCGCCACACCGACGCGAACTGGCTCTCCGGATCGAACGGCCTCATCGAGAACAGCCGGACCTCGGACGGCTACGGGGACGGGTTCAACATCAACAACGGCAATACGAAGGACCCGGACAAGCTCGGCGACAACATCACCGTCCGCAACAATTTCGCCCGGAATACCGGCGACGACTCCTTCGCGACGTACTCCGACGCGGGCGTGAGCGGGACGAACGGTCAGGTGACAGGCGCGAAGATCCTGAACAACACCGCGATCGCGCCCTGGTGGGCCAACGGCCTGCGAGTCGCGGGAGGCAGGGGAGTAGAGGTTCGCAACAACCTCGTGAACAGCGTGTCCTCCAACAGCGCTCTGGACATCGGGGTGTTCGGGGACACCGGGCACCCCTTGGAGTCCGCCACGATCAGCGGCAACACCCTGATCGGCGGTGGTGGCTGGAACAGTGTGCGGCACGGGGTGCGGATCGGCTCTCCGAACAGCTCCTCGCTGTTCCCCGACGCCTACACCCATGTCACCCTGAGTGACAATGTGATGCGCGGAGCCTTCCGTGCGGGCCTCTTCGTCGACCTGACGCGGGTCGATGTGACGCTGACGAGCAACACCATCGACCACCCGGCGGAGCAGGGAATCCTGATCGGATCCGGTGTCATCGGCACCGGACGGTTCGCGGGCAACACGGTGACGAACCTCCGTCCGGGGCAGGTGGCGCAGCGCAACGACTCACCGTCCACGTTCCGCATCACCGACTGAACACCGCGCCGGCCCGAGACCGGGCCTGTGTCCCGGGGCGCGGGGGATGCGGGCCCCGGCCCCGGGCTGTCGCGCGGCTCTCCGAAGCGTCTTCGACGCACTTCGTAAAGCGTATTGACAAACTATGTTCACCGTTCGTACGTTCTTATCGCACCCAGTCGACGACCGGCCTGATCAGCGGTAACCCCCGCTCCGCCCCGGTCTGTTGGCCGAACTCGCCCAGACCCCTACCGCCGCACCCCGCACGTGCGGCGCCGATGGGAGCGTGCAATCACCTTGACCACCGACACCAGGCGGGCGCTCGTCGTCCGCGGCGGTTGGAACGGGCATCAGCCCGTGACGATCAGCGACGGATTCCTCCCCTTCCTCAAGGAACAGGGGTTCGTCGTCGAGACCTCCGAGGACCTCGCGGTGTACGAGGACGCGGAGAAGCTCGCCGCCACCCATCTCATCGTGCACTGCTGGACGATGGGCACCATCACGCCCGAACAGCGCGAGAACCTCGCCGCAGCCGTACGGGCGGGCACGGGTCTCGCCGGCTGGCACGGCGGCATCGTCGACTGCTTCCACGACCACGGCTACCACCTGCTGACCGGCGGAAAGTTCGTGATGCATCCGCCGGGCTTCCACGACCACACGTACAACTTCGCGCCCGAGCACGCGGATCACCCGGTCATCGCGGGCCTCGACGACTTCTCCGTGCACACCGAGCAGTACTGGGTCCTCACCGACCCGCGCATCGAGGTCCTGGCCACCACCACCTTCCCGGCCGCCGAACCGCACGACGGGCCCGCTGTGATGCCGGCCGTGTGGACCAGGACCTGGGGGGCCGGCCGGGTCTTCGTCTCGACCATCGGGCACAAGCCCGACGACTTCGACGTGCCCCAGGTCCGCGCGCTGACCGAGAGGGGGCTGCTGTGGGCGAGCCGCTGAAGCCCTTGAACATCGGCATCGTCGGCGCGGGGAAGATCAGCGGCGCCTATCTGTCCACGCTGGAGCGGCTGACGTCCGTGCGGCTCACCGCCGTCACCGACCTCGACGCCGCCCGCGCGCGGGCCGTCGTGGAGCAGGCCGGTGACGGGGTCTCCCTCGCGCCGACCGTCGCGGACCTGGTCGCCCGCGACGACGTGGACACCGTCCTCAACCTCACGATCCCGGCCGCGCACGCGGACATCGCCCTGACGGCGCTCGCCGCGGGCAAGCACGTGTACGGCGAGAAGCCCCTCGCCGCGGACCGCAAGGAGGCCGACGCCGTGCTCGCAGCGGCGCGCGCGGCCGGACTGCGGGTCGGCTGCGCGCCCGACACCGTCCTGGGAACCGGGACACAGACCGCGCGCAAGGCCGTCGACGACGGCTTGATCGGCCGGCCGGTCGCGGCCACCGCCTTCATGACGGGCGCGGGCCACGAGAAGTGGCACCCGGATCCCGAGTTCTACTACCGGCCCGGCGGCGGACCGCTGCTCGACATGGGCCCCTACTACCTGTCGGCCCTGGTCCACCTGCTCGGCCCCGTGACCAAGGTGACCGGCGCGTCCTCCCGGCCCCGCGCCGAGCGGACCATCGGCAGCGGGCCCCGCGCCGGGCAGACCTTCCCGGTCGAGGTGGACACCCACATCACCGGGGTCCTGGAGCACGCCGGCGGGGCCCTGTCCACGCTGGTGATGAGCTTCGACGTGCGCGCCGCGCGGCTGCCCCGCATCGAGGTGCACGGCACCGGCGCCTCGCTTTCCGTGCCCGACCCGAACAACTTCGACGGCCCGGTCGAGATCAACCGCGGTGACGGCTGGGACGCGCTGCCCGTGTCGGCCGGCTATCGGGACACGGGGCGCGGGGCGGGCCTGGCGGATCTGGCCGATGCGCTCCACAGCGGTCGCCCGCACCGCGCGTCCGCCGACCTCGCCGCACACGTCCTGGACGTCATGCTCACCCTGATGGACGCGGCCGGCCAGGGCCGCGCGCTGGCAGTGACCACCACCTGCGAGCGCCCCGCACCAGTGGCGGACAGCAGCCCCTGACCGGCGCCGGTCTCACCGACACGGACATCGACATTGACGCCGACGCCGATGCCGCCACCGACAGCAACTCCGACACCGGCCTCGTACCGCGACCGGCGGCCGAGCGACACCGACCGCCGGATACCCCGCTCGCAGCAACAGGAGACCCCCTTCATGCACGACGACCGGAACCTGGTCGAAGCACGCCTGGACCGCGTCCTCAGGGAACGCATCCGGCCCGCCGTCCACCCCGTCACCACCCCCCTGGCCGTCGAGATCTGGTCCACGGCGGGCGAGCCCGTCCCCGTGGCCGAGGGCCTCAGGGCGCCGAGCCGTCCCATCACCCCGGGCACGGCCTGGGGCGCGCCATGGGGGACCAGCTGGTTCAGGGTCACCGGTACGGTCCCCGCCGAGTGGGCGGGCCGCACCGTCGAGGCCGTGCTCGACCTCGGCTTCACCCCGCGCACGCCGGGCTTCCAGTGCGAGGGCCTCGTCCACCTGCCGGACGGCACCCCGGTCAAGGGCCTGCACCCGCGCAACTCGTACGTCCGCGTCGGATCACCGGTGGAGGGCGGGGAGCAGGTCGACTGGCGGATCGAGGCCGCCTCCAACCCCGACCTCGACGGGAGCGGCGTGCCGTTCCAGCCGACGCCGATGGGGGAGAGGGCCACCGCCGGCGATGCGCCGCAGTACGTGCTGGGCGAGATGAACCTGGCCGTGTTCGACGAGACCGTGTGGAACCTGGTCATGGACCTGGAGGTCCTCGGTGAGCTGATGGCGGAGCTGCCGGTCGAGGGTGCCCGCCGCTGGGAGATCCTGCGGGCGGTCGGCCGGGCGCTGGACGTCGTCGACCTCCAGGACGTGAACCGTACGGCGCAGGCCGCGCGGGACGCGCTGGCGGGCGTGCTCGCCGCCCCTGCCGTTCCCGCCGCGCACCGCATCAGCGCCGTCGGCCACGCGCACATCGACTCCGCGTGGCTGTGGCCGCTGCGCGAGACGGTGCGCAAGGTCGCGCGTACGACGTCCAACATGACCGCTCTCCTGGAGGACGAGCCCGACTTCGTCTTCGCGATGTCGCAGGCCCAGCAGTTCGCCTGGATCAAGGAACACCGACCGCAGGTGTACGCGAAGGTCAAGAAAGCCGTCGCGGACGGCCGGTTCGTCCCCACCGGCGGCATGTGGGTCGAGTCGGACACGAACATGCCGGGCTCGGAGGCGATGGCCCGTCAGTTCGTGCACGGGAAGCGGTTCTTCCTCACCGAGTTCGGCATCGAGAACGACGAGGCGTGGCTGCCGGACACCTTCGGCTTCGCGGCGGGACTGCCGCAGATCATCAGGGCGGCCGGTTCCAAGTGGCTGCTGACGCAGAAGATCTCCTGGAGCAGGACCAATTCGTTCCCGCACCACACCTTCCAGTGGGAGGGCATCGACGGCAGCCGGATCTTCACCCACTTCCCGCCCGTCGACTCGTACAACTGCGAAATGAACGGCCGTCAGATCGCCCACGCGGCAAGTAATTTCAAGGAGAAGGGGGTCGCCTCCCGGTCGCTCGCGCCGACCGGTTTCGGTGACGGGGGCGGCGGCACCACCCGTGAGATGGTCGCCAAGGCGGCCCGGCTGCGCAGCCTCGAAGGATCGGCGACCGTGGAGTGGGAGACCCCCGCCGAATTCTTCACCCAGGCCGAAGCCGAGTATCCCGACCCGCCCGTCTGGGTCGGAGAGCTCTACCTCGAACTGCACCGCGCCACCCTCACCAGCCAGGCACAGACGAAGCGCGGCAACCGGCGCAGCGAATCCCTGCTGACGGAGGCCGAGCTGTGGGCGACGACGGCAGCGGTGCGGACCGCGTTCCCCTACCCGTACGAGGAGCTGGACCGGATCTGGAAGACGGTGCTGCTGCACCAGTTCCACGACATCCTGCCCGGATCGTCGATCGCCTGGGTGCACCGCGAGGCGCGCGAGACCTACGCACGGATCGCCGCGGAGCTGGAGGACATCATCGACTCCGCGCAGCGCGCGCTCGCCGGTGACGCGTCCGGGGGCACCGATCTGTCCTTCAACTCGGCTCCGCACAGCCGTGGTTCGGTTCCCGCAGGTGGTGCGTCGGCCACGTCCGGTCATGGTGAATCGGTGGTCCCCGTACCGCGCGACGGCGGTGGGTACGTCCTGGACAACGGGATGCTGCGGATCGAGATCGACGGACGCGGCCTCGTCGTCTCCGCGTACGACCACGGCGCGGACCGCGAGGCCATCGCGCCGGGGCAGGCGGCCAACCTCCTTCAGCTCCATCCCGACTTCCCCAACCAGTGGGACGCCTGGGACGTCGACGCCTTCTACCGGAACGTCGGCAGTGACCTCACCGAGGTCACCGAACTGGGCGTCGACGGCACGGCGGTGCGCGTCGAGCGCGCCTTCGGTGACTCCCGTGTCATCCAGCTCCTGACGGTCCCGGCCCGCGCCAAGCGGCTCGACATCGCCACCGAGGTGGACTGGCACGAGACGGAACGCTTCCTGAAACTGGCCTTCGCGCTGGACGTGAAGGCCGACCGGTACGCCTCCGAGACCCAGTTCGGCCATGTGTACCGGCCCACCCACCAGAACACGAGCTGGGAGTGGGCCAAGTTCGAGGCGTGCAACCACCGTTTCGTGCATGTCGACGAACCGGGCTGGGGGGTCGCGATCGTGAACGACGCCACGTACGGCCACGACGTGACCCGTGCCGTGCGTACCGGGCCCGACGCCGGTACGACCACGACCGTGCGGGCCTCGCTGCTGCGTGCCCCGCGCTACCCCGACCCGGAGACCGACCAGGGCCTCCACCGGTTCCACCATGCGCTGGTGCCGGGCGCGGCGATCGGTGACGCGGTCCGCGAGGGGCACCGGGCGAACCTGCCGGAGCGCCGGGTCACCGGCACCGCGACCGACGTCCCGCCACTGGTGACGGTGGACAACGACGCCATCGTGGTCAGCGCGGTGAAACTGGCCGACGACCGCAGCGGTGAGCTGGTCGTACGCCTGTATGAAGCGCACGGTGGACGGGCCCGCGGCACCGTGCGCGTCGACGGCTTCGCCACCACGAGGGCGGTGCCGGCCGACCTCCTGGAGCGTCCGCTGGCGGACGCCGAACGGCCGGTGGAGGACGCCGGTGGCGTGGAACTCGCGCTGCGGCCTTTCCAACTGGTCACCCTGCGCGTGCCGCGCACCTGACGGCGTGCCGCCCGGGACGGCGGCACCCGCACCGGGAGGGCCGGTGGCGCGCAACCGGCCCGCCGCCCTCCCGGACCGGACGGTCAGCACGTACCGGAAGTGGATCGACCCGGCAGAGGACCGAAAGAGGACCCGCTCATGACAGCCCGAGCCGCACACCCCGAACCACCGGAGCCACCCGAACCACCGAAGCCCCCCAAGCCGCAGCAGCCCCTCGATCCGCAGCAGCCACAGAAGTCGCGCACGTCGCATCAGCCACTACAGCCACAGCAGCCACCGGGACGGCCCGAGCCGCCCACCCCGTCCGAACGGCCGGAAGCGGTGTGCGTCATGGACCCCGCAGTGGCCGATTCCGTACTCCCCGCCGATCTGCGCGCACGCCTCTGCGAGCTCGTCCGCCTCGCCCCGCCCTCCACCTCCGACGGACGCGATCCGGGGGCCGCACTGGGCGACGCGGAGATCCTGATCAGCGGCTGGGGCTGCCCCCGGCTGACCGCCGATGTCCTCGCGCGGGCGCCCCGGCTGCGCGTCGTCATCCATGCCGCGGGCACCGTCAAGTCCCTGGTCAGCGAGGCAGTGTGGGAGCGCGGCATCGTGGTGTCGTCGGCAGCCGACGCCAACGCGGGGCCCGTCGCCTCGTACACCGTCGCCCTCATCGCACTCGCGGCCCGCCGGACCCTGACGATGGCCGCCGGATACCCCCGTGTATGGCCCGCCACCGCCGACCGCTCAGGCGCCGACGGGATGACCGTGGGCATCGTCGGCGCCTCGCGCATCGGCCGGCGGGTGGTGGCCGAACTGGCCGGCTCCGGTGCGGGGTACGAGATCCTGCTGTACGACCCGTACATCACGGACGACGAGGCGCGCCGGCTCGGCGCGCGGCGGGCAGGGCTCGCCGAACTGTGCCGCCTGTCCCGGGTGGTGAGCGTGCACGCTCCGCTGCTGCCGGAGACGACGGGACTGCTCGACGCCGCCATGCTCGCTCTGCTGCCCGACGGGGGCGCTCTGATCAACACCGCCAGGGGGCCCGTCGTCGACACCGAAGCCCTCACCCGGGAGTGCGCGACCGGCCGCATCGAGGCCTACCTCGACGTGACCGATCCCGAACCGCTGCCGCCGGACCACCCGCTGGCGGCCCTGCCCAACGTGCTGCTCACTCCGCACATCGCCGGCGCACAGGGCAGCGAGGTCCGACGGCTCGGACAGTACGCGGTCGAGGAGACCGAGCGCTGGGTGGCGGGGAGGCCACTGCTCGGCGAGGTCACCCGCGAGGCGCTCCCGCGTCTGGCCTGACCGCCCCGCGCGCCCGCCTCCCAGCCCCCACGGACGTCACATCAGTGATCGCAGCACCCCACGGACGTCACATCGCTGATCGCACCACCCCGCACTGCCGGCCCCGGGAGGCGGCCGACGACGCCCGACTCTCGGTGAAAGGGCTTGATGTCATGACAACGCTTGATCAGCCGGCCGCCCGCGCGGCCGAGGAGGACAGGCCGCCGGGGAGTCAGCGGCCGCGGCGCCCGCGCCCCCGACGCGACATGACCCTGTTCTGGTTCCTGGTCCCGGGCATCGTCGTCCTGCTGCTGTTCCACTACATACCGCTGCTGGGCAACGTCATCGCGTTCCAGGACTACCAGCCCTACATCGGCATCCTGCACAGCCCGTGGAACGGACTGAAGAACTTCGAGGTCCTCTTCAACGGCGACGAGCAGTTCGTCCGAGCGCTCGTCAACACGCTCGAACTGACCCTGATCCAGGTAGTTTTCGTCTTCCCCGTGCCGATCCTGCTGGCCCTGGCGCTGAACAGCCTGGTGAGCGAACGGGTCAAGAAGTGGGTGCAGAACGTCCTGTACCTGCCGCACTTCCTGTCCTGGGTGGTCGTGGTCGCCCTCTTCCAGCAGTTGCTGGGCAACGGCGGCATGCTCAACCTGTTCCTGCAGGCGCACGACATGGGCACCTGGAACATCATCGGGAACCCCGAGCTGTTCAAGACCCTGCTCACCTCCCAGGTCATCTGGAAGGACACCGGCTGGGGCACGATCCTGTTCCTGGCCGCGCTCTCCCGCGTGGACAACGACCTCTACGAGGCGGCGGCCATGGACGGCGCGAGCCGGCTGCGGCAGACCTGGCACGTCACCCTGCCCGCGTTGCGCGGACTGGTGATCCTGCTGCTCATCCTCCGCCTCGGTGACGCCCTGTCCGTCGGCTTCGAACAGATCCTGCTGCAGCAGTCGGGCGTCGGGCTGGAGAACAGCGAGGTCCTCGACACCTACGTCTACAACCACGGCCTCCTCGGCGGGGACTGGGGCGTCAGTGCCGCCGTCGGCCTCGTCAAAGGAGTCATCGGAGTCGCGCTCGTCCTGGGCGCCAACAAGATCGCCCACCTGTTCGGCGAGGAAGGAGTGTACAAGTCATGACAACGCTGTCACCCGCGCACCCGGTGCGCCGCAGGCCCCGAAGGTCCTACAGCGCCATCCCCGGGGAAACACCCGGATCCCCGCCGTGGCGCGCCCTCAAGTCACTGATCCTGCTGATCTGCGTGGTGCTGGTCCTGCTGCCGTTCCTCGCGATCATCTCGACCTCGCTCGCCGACACGGCCCAGGTCACCAAGGCGGGCGGCTACGTCCTGTGGCCCGACCACCCCAGCTGGTCCGCCTACTCGGCGCTCCTCTCGGGCGGCCTGGTCTCCAAGGCCATGCTGGTCAGCGTCGGAGTCACCGTGGTCGGCACCGCGCTGAGCCTGGTCTGCTCCATCATGCTGGCGTACGGACTCAGCCGGCCCGGATCCTTCGGCCACCGGCCCGTCCTCATCATGCTGCTGATGACCATGCTGTTCGCGCCGGGCGTCATCCCCAGCTACCTGATGGTCAAACAGCTGGGCCTGATCAACAGCTACTGGTCACTGATCCTGCCGACCATGATCAACGCGTTCAACGTGATCGTGCTGCGCTCCTTCTTCATGGGCATCCCCAAGGAGCTCCTGGACTCCGCGCGCATCGACGGCGCCTCCGAGATGACCATCCTCACCAGGATCGTGCTCCCGCTGTCCAAGGCCGCGGTCGCCGTCATCGGCCTGTTCTACGCGGTGACCTACTGGAACGCGTTCTTCAACGCGCTGCTCTACATCAACGACGCGTCCAAGTGGCCCATGCAGCTCGTGCTGCGTACCTACGTGGTCAACAACGCGGCGCTCAGCGGCGGTCAGGTGGACGTCGCGGCCGGGGTTCCACTGCCGCCCGCCCAGTCCCTCCAGGCGGCGATCCTCGTGCTGTCGATCGTGCCCATCGTGATCGTCTACCCCTTCCTCCAACGCCACATGAACAAGGGCGTGATGGTCGGAGCGGTGAAGGGATAAGGGACAACTGCCATGAACTCACCACTCAGCCGCCGCGGCTTCCTCGCCTCGGCCGCCGGCGTCACGGCCGGCCTGGCGCTCGCCGGCTGCGGGGACTACCGCCCCGTATCGACCAAGGCGGCCAACGCCAAGGTCCCGCTGCCCGCCTACATCCCGTACAACGGCGTCCCGACATCCATGCCGGCCACCGCCGCCGGTGTCGCGCCCGGCTACCTCAACTTCCCGGCCAAACCGGTGAAGTCGCTGCCGGGCGGCCCGCCCGCCAAGGGCCCGGCCATCGACATCATGACGCTGATCTTCAATCCTGTGCCGCCGCCGGCCACGGACAACGTCATGTGGCAGGCGCTGAACAGAAGCGTCGGC
This window of the Streptomyces sp. 840.1 genome carries:
- a CDS encoding right-handed parallel beta-helix repeat-containing protein; the encoded protein is MHRRRLRGTSRRLGGIAAVVACTLFGVLPGSGGHAQAAAGPDGERVAKTGATTPFVTVEAEAGTLGGAARVRSISPGATVPASASLETEASGNALVELKSTGDAVTVPNGSGRSANTLVVRASVPDAPNGGGISASLDVYVDGAFRQAVTLSSAQAWNYRGATTDPDDPKAGGMPYRFYNDFPVRVSGAPIPAGSTVTFRKGTGNTAAVYDIDSVDLEDVGPARTRPANSLSVVSEGADPEFGKDSTVAIQNTVDAARRQGKTVWIPSGKYLTNSLASTPLDFTGVTVEGAGMWYSTIYRRSPLPATSWRSKTLVGSHTTLRDIQIDSNAVWRGVGGTGGADYGINASGAGGWLVQRIWTRHTDANWLSGSNGLIENSRTSDGYGDGFNINNGNTKDPDKLGDNITVRNNFARNTGDDSFATYSDAGVSGTNGQVTGAKILNNTAIAPWWANGLRVAGGRGVEVRNNLVNSVSSNSALDIGVFGDTGHPLESATISGNTLIGGGGWNSVRHGVRIGSPNSSSLFPDAYTHVTLSDNVMRGAFRAGLFVDLTRVDVTLTSNTIDHPAEQGILIGSGVIGTGRFAGNTVTNLRPGQVAQRNDSPSTFRITD
- a CDS encoding ThuA domain-containing protein, whose product is MTTDTRRALVVRGGWNGHQPVTISDGFLPFLKEQGFVVETSEDLAVYEDAEKLAATHLIVHCWTMGTITPEQRENLAAAVRAGTGLAGWHGGIVDCFHDHGYHLLTGGKFVMHPPGFHDHTYNFAPEHADHPVIAGLDDFSVHTEQYWVLTDPRIEVLATTTFPAAEPHDGPAVMPAVWTRTWGAGRVFVSTIGHKPDDFDVPQVRALTERGLLWASR
- a CDS encoding Gfo/Idh/MocA family protein, translated to MGEPLKPLNIGIVGAGKISGAYLSTLERLTSVRLTAVTDLDAARARAVVEQAGDGVSLAPTVADLVARDDVDTVLNLTIPAAHADIALTALAAGKHVYGEKPLAADRKEADAVLAAARAAGLRVGCAPDTVLGTGTQTARKAVDDGLIGRPVAATAFMTGAGHEKWHPDPEFYYRPGGGPLLDMGPYYLSALVHLLGPVTKVTGASSRPRAERTIGSGPRAGQTFPVEVDTHITGVLEHAGGALSTLVMSFDVRAARLPRIEVHGTGASLSVPDPNNFDGPVEINRGDGWDALPVSAGYRDTGRGAGLADLADALHSGRPHRASADLAAHVLDVMLTLMDAAGQGRALAVTTTCERPAPVADSSP
- a CDS encoding glycoside hydrolase family 38 C-terminal domain-containing protein, whose protein sequence is MHDDRNLVEARLDRVLRERIRPAVHPVTTPLAVEIWSTAGEPVPVAEGLRAPSRPITPGTAWGAPWGTSWFRVTGTVPAEWAGRTVEAVLDLGFTPRTPGFQCEGLVHLPDGTPVKGLHPRNSYVRVGSPVEGGEQVDWRIEAASNPDLDGSGVPFQPTPMGERATAGDAPQYVLGEMNLAVFDETVWNLVMDLEVLGELMAELPVEGARRWEILRAVGRALDVVDLQDVNRTAQAARDALAGVLAAPAVPAAHRISAVGHAHIDSAWLWPLRETVRKVARTTSNMTALLEDEPDFVFAMSQAQQFAWIKEHRPQVYAKVKKAVADGRFVPTGGMWVESDTNMPGSEAMARQFVHGKRFFLTEFGIENDEAWLPDTFGFAAGLPQIIRAAGSKWLLTQKISWSRTNSFPHHTFQWEGIDGSRIFTHFPPVDSYNCEMNGRQIAHAASNFKEKGVASRSLAPTGFGDGGGGTTREMVAKAARLRSLEGSATVEWETPAEFFTQAEAEYPDPPVWVGELYLELHRATLTSQAQTKRGNRRSESLLTEAELWATTAAVRTAFPYPYEELDRIWKTVLLHQFHDILPGSSIAWVHREARETYARIAAELEDIIDSAQRALAGDASGGTDLSFNSAPHSRGSVPAGGASATSGHGESVVPVPRDGGGYVLDNGMLRIEIDGRGLVVSAYDHGADREAIAPGQAANLLQLHPDFPNQWDAWDVDAFYRNVGSDLTEVTELGVDGTAVRVERAFGDSRVIQLLTVPARAKRLDIATEVDWHETERFLKLAFALDVKADRYASETQFGHVYRPTHQNTSWEWAKFEACNHRFVHVDEPGWGVAIVNDATYGHDVTRAVRTGPDAGTTTTVRASLLRAPRYPDPETDQGLHRFHHALVPGAAIGDAVREGHRANLPERRVTGTATDVPPLVTVDNDAIVVSAVKLADDRSGELVVRLYEAHGGRARGTVRVDGFATTRAVPADLLERPLADAERPVEDAGGVELALRPFQLVTLRVPRT
- a CDS encoding hydroxyacid dehydrogenase; its protein translation is MDPAVADSVLPADLRARLCELVRLAPPSTSDGRDPGAALGDAEILISGWGCPRLTADVLARAPRLRVVIHAAGTVKSLVSEAVWERGIVVSSAADANAGPVASYTVALIALAARRTLTMAAGYPRVWPATADRSGADGMTVGIVGASRIGRRVVAELAGSGAGYEILLYDPYITDDEARRLGARRAGLAELCRLSRVVSVHAPLLPETTGLLDAAMLALLPDGGALINTARGPVVDTEALTRECATGRIEAYLDVTDPEPLPPDHPLAALPNVLLTPHIAGAQGSEVRRLGQYAVEETERWVAGRPLLGEVTREALPRLA
- a CDS encoding sugar ABC transporter permease, encoding MTTLDQPAARAAEEDRPPGSQRPRRPRPRRDMTLFWFLVPGIVVLLLFHYIPLLGNVIAFQDYQPYIGILHSPWNGLKNFEVLFNGDEQFVRALVNTLELTLIQVVFVFPVPILLALALNSLVSERVKKWVQNVLYLPHFLSWVVVVALFQQLLGNGGMLNLFLQAHDMGTWNIIGNPELFKTLLTSQVIWKDTGWGTILFLAALSRVDNDLYEAAAMDGASRLRQTWHVTLPALRGLVILLLILRLGDALSVGFEQILLQQSGVGLENSEVLDTYVYNHGLLGGDWGVSAAVGLVKGVIGVALVLGANKIAHLFGEEGVYKS
- a CDS encoding carbohydrate ABC transporter permease, translating into MTTLSPAHPVRRRPRRSYSAIPGETPGSPPWRALKSLILLICVVLVLLPFLAIISTSLADTAQVTKAGGYVLWPDHPSWSAYSALLSGGLVSKAMLVSVGVTVVGTALSLVCSIMLAYGLSRPGSFGHRPVLIMLLMTMLFAPGVIPSYLMVKQLGLINSYWSLILPTMINAFNVIVLRSFFMGIPKELLDSARIDGASEMTILTRIVLPLSKAAVAVIGLFYAVTYWNAFFNALLYINDASKWPMQLVLRTYVVNNAALSGGQVDVAAGVPLPPAQSLQAAILVLSIVPIVIVYPFLQRHMNKGVMVGAVKG